One region of Niallia sp. Man26 genomic DNA includes:
- a CDS encoding YjcZ family sporulation protein: MCFGGYGYGGGGYSGGGYGSSFALIVVLFILLIIVGASFYA; the protein is encoded by the coding sequence ATGTGTTTCGGCGGATATGGATATGGAGGCGGCGGCTATAGCGGCGGCGGTTATGGTTCTTCATTTGCTTTGATCGTTGTACTTTTCATTCTATTGATTATTGTTGGAGCTAGCTTCTACGCTTAA
- a CDS encoding stage VI sporulation protein F, whose amino-acid sequence MNNNFFKNIESKTGVNMKDIFDLANSLQNANFKDENTVRGVIRRVSQIAGKPVPKETEDKIVQSIVKDGKQLDFNTLSKMINKK is encoded by the coding sequence ATGAATAACAACTTCTTTAAGAATATAGAATCAAAAACAGGTGTGAATATGAAAGACATTTTTGACCTGGCTAATTCATTACAAAATGCAAACTTCAAAGATGAAAACACAGTAAGAGGGGTCATTCGCCGAGTATCCCAAATCGCTGGCAAACCTGTTCCTAAAGAAACAGAGGACAAAATTGTTCAATCCATTGTTAAGGATGGGAAACAGCTTGATTTCAACACACTATCCAAGATGATTAATAAAAAGTGA
- a CDS encoding ATP-dependent helicase has protein sequence METAYYYDRLIHLYADTRSDWQTWHEAGKKGLLACSVCGEAVKLYLGIKAKPHFYHASTSEPCQQNITPAVSEAAAAVEYEERNGFRFPKSRSISTPIEEISFKQPKIIQTVTDTAAKVSRPDYNAPDSYLHALSLSGVKLDESQCNAVTTDEEAVLVVAGAGSGKTRVLTARTAYLIHEKKIDPASIMLVTFTSKAALEMKERLMKYPDMTKTVISRIVSGTFHSILYQILLFHEPNKWKRTNLLSSNWQKELILKEIGTELGIDMKEFPYDAALQLIGAWKNSLQFPNEIKPASDWEEKVLPLYKKYEETKHNKGQYDFDDMLVGGYYFFLENPKILETYQNRFSYFLLDEFQDINKVQYEWIKLMSQRAKSIYAVGDDDQAIYAFRGSDPKYLLDYEKDFKNAKIIYLKNNYRSTNEIVSSANDIIKANKNRRPKKMAATYTGQNPLLFYPYDEEEEATMIVTDILEKIQKGAEPTDFAILFRTNTNSRAMFERLSSSSLPFRLEQDSGSFYSRFIVKSMIAYLKLAVDPDDQHAVNSLLPTLFLKKSVLQDLKALSILEDCSLADGFAKIKTGFAFQESRLKKIPDALKKLKSTPPLEAIAFIEKELGFQEFIKKRGNEGNQWDKGSDDLRDLKVVAKKFGTIAEFVAYTDHMIAMNAELKKQYKDTKNAISLTTIHRAKGLEYKIVYILGGVDGSLPHDYALEAFRNGDNLPMEEERRLLYVAMTRSMAELYVSIPMHLRGRKAKASRFLSALRLAPIHKNKE, from the coding sequence ATGGAAACAGCCTACTATTATGATAGATTGATACATTTATATGCTGATACGAGAAGCGACTGGCAGACTTGGCATGAAGCTGGAAAAAAAGGCCTTCTTGCTTGCTCAGTCTGCGGTGAGGCTGTAAAGCTTTATTTGGGTATTAAAGCAAAACCGCATTTTTACCATGCTTCCACTTCAGAGCCTTGCCAGCAAAATATTACTCCAGCTGTCAGTGAAGCAGCTGCTGCTGTTGAATATGAAGAAAGAAACGGATTTCGTTTTCCTAAATCTCGAAGCATTTCAACACCGATTGAAGAAATTAGCTTTAAACAGCCTAAAATCATCCAAACTGTTACAGATACTGCTGCTAAGGTGAGCAGACCTGATTATAACGCGCCAGACAGTTATCTTCATGCTCTTTCCCTTAGTGGCGTCAAGCTTGATGAATCCCAATGCAATGCCGTCACAACAGATGAGGAAGCAGTATTGGTTGTTGCAGGTGCCGGAAGCGGAAAAACACGAGTTCTGACGGCGAGAACTGCCTATCTCATCCATGAGAAGAAAATTGATCCTGCCTCCATCATGCTAGTAACATTTACGAGCAAAGCTGCATTAGAAATGAAAGAACGGCTTATGAAGTATCCTGACATGACCAAAACGGTAATCAGCCGGATTGTTTCAGGGACCTTCCACAGTATCCTGTATCAAATACTCCTTTTTCACGAACCAAATAAATGGAAAAGGACCAATTTGCTGAGCAGCAACTGGCAGAAAGAATTAATCCTAAAAGAAATTGGCACAGAATTAGGAATTGATATGAAAGAATTCCCATATGATGCTGCCCTTCAATTGATTGGAGCATGGAAGAATTCTTTGCAATTTCCAAATGAAATTAAGCCTGCTTCTGATTGGGAAGAGAAGGTATTGCCACTTTACAAAAAATATGAAGAGACAAAGCATAACAAAGGCCAATATGATTTTGACGATATGCTTGTCGGCGGATATTACTTTTTCCTTGAAAATCCTAAAATACTTGAAACATACCAAAACAGATTTTCCTATTTCCTGCTAGACGAATTTCAAGACATTAATAAAGTCCAGTATGAATGGATAAAATTGATGTCCCAACGAGCGAAAAGTATTTATGCAGTTGGAGATGATGATCAGGCTATTTATGCATTTCGAGGCAGTGACCCGAAATACCTGCTGGATTATGAAAAGGACTTTAAAAACGCCAAAATTATTTATCTGAAGAATAATTACCGCTCTACTAATGAAATTGTATCATCAGCAAATGATATTATAAAAGCAAACAAAAACAGACGTCCCAAAAAAATGGCTGCGACCTATACTGGACAAAATCCCCTCCTCTTCTATCCTTATGATGAAGAGGAAGAAGCAACAATGATAGTCACAGACATATTAGAAAAAATTCAAAAAGGGGCAGAACCGACGGACTTCGCCATTCTGTTTAGAACTAATACAAACAGCAGGGCAATGTTTGAAAGACTGTCTTCCTCAAGTCTTCCATTTAGACTCGAGCAGGATTCTGGTTCCTTTTACAGCCGCTTTATCGTCAAAAGCATGATTGCTTACTTAAAGCTTGCTGTTGACCCAGATGATCAGCATGCTGTTAACAGTTTGCTGCCGACATTATTTCTCAAGAAAAGTGTGCTTCAAGACTTAAAAGCATTAAGTATTTTGGAAGATTGCAGCCTGGCTGACGGATTCGCAAAAATTAAAACCGGATTTGCCTTTCAGGAATCGAGACTAAAAAAAATTCCAGACGCTCTGAAAAAACTAAAATCAACTCCCCCTTTAGAGGCCATTGCCTTTATTGAAAAAGAACTCGGCTTCCAAGAGTTCATTAAAAAACGGGGAAATGAAGGAAATCAATGGGATAAAGGCTCTGACGATCTTCGAGATCTTAAAGTTGTCGCTAAAAAGTTTGGCACCATTGCTGAATTTGTTGCCTATACAGACCATATGATTGCCATGAACGCAGAACTGAAAAAACAATATAAAGATACAAAAAATGCAATCAGCCTGACAACCATTCATCGTGCCAAAGGACTTGAATATAAAATCGTCTATATTCTAGGCGGTGTTGACGGTTCCCTTCCTCACGATTATGCATTGGAAGCCTTCCGAAATGGCGACAATCTGCCTATGGAAGAAGAAAGGCGACTATTATATGTTGCGATGACAAGATCAATGGCAGAGCTGTATGTATCCATTCCGATGCACTTGAGGGGAAGAAAAGCAAAAGCATCCCGGTTCTTATCTGCTTTAAGACTGGCACCAATACACAAGAATAAAGAATAA
- a CDS encoding DUF421 domain-containing protein, which translates to MDFLHIGSELVFGFIALLLFTKILGKTVITQVTTFDFVCVLVIGELVGNAMYDDNTGIKEILYAVIIWGFLIFLTEFLTQKFRSSRSLLEGKPSIIIQKGKIDYDELKKNHLDLNQLQHLLRSKDIFSIQECHYAILETDGTVNTIKKQAYTSPSRTEMQLNVQDSTLPLSLILDGEIIEENLTTVGWDEKKLNAELAQIGIHSPKTVLYAEWQEDAPLYVQSY; encoded by the coding sequence ATGGATTTCCTGCATATTGGTTCAGAGCTTGTTTTTGGATTTATTGCACTTCTTCTCTTTACTAAAATACTCGGTAAAACCGTTATAACCCAAGTAACAACGTTCGATTTTGTTTGTGTGCTAGTTATTGGGGAATTAGTCGGAAACGCAATGTATGATGACAATACAGGCATAAAGGAAATATTATATGCTGTCATTATTTGGGGTTTTTTAATCTTCCTGACAGAATTTTTGACACAAAAGTTCCGGAGCTCACGCAGCTTACTTGAAGGAAAGCCATCTATCATCATCCAAAAAGGAAAGATAGATTATGATGAACTGAAGAAAAACCATCTCGATTTGAACCAGCTTCAGCATCTTCTCCGTTCCAAGGATATTTTCTCCATCCAAGAATGCCATTATGCTATTTTAGAAACAGATGGAACGGTTAACACGATTAAAAAACAGGCATATACAAGTCCCTCCCGGACAGAAATGCAGCTGAATGTCCAAGACAGCACTCTGCCTTTAAGTCTCATACTAGATGGAGAAATCATCGAGGAAAATTTGACTACTGTCGGCTGGGATGAAAAAAAGCTAAACGCAGAATTAGCTCAAATAGGAATTCATTCTCCTAAAACAGTGTTGTATGCTGAATGGCAGGAAGATGCTCCTTTATATGTTCAAAGCTATTAA
- a CDS encoding 2'-5' RNA ligase family protein: MKYGIAIFPGKELQDLANSYRKRYDPKYALVPPHITLVGEFNADNDEIKTISAKLQKVASHYHSIAIKVLKISTFQPVNNVIYLKIEQNSDLEDLHTEIINTIGVPEEHPFIPHVTLGQQLSNDEHLDLYSSLRMRSFSHEESTDRFHLLYELENGSWTVFETFRLGNNE; this comes from the coding sequence ATGAAATATGGCATCGCTATTTTTCCAGGAAAAGAGCTGCAAGATTTAGCTAATTCTTACCGTAAACGCTATGATCCGAAATACGCTTTAGTACCGCCTCACATCACGCTAGTAGGCGAATTCAACGCAGACAATGATGAAATTAAGACAATCAGTGCCAAGTTGCAAAAGGTGGCGAGCCATTACCATTCCATCGCGATTAAAGTTTTGAAAATAAGCACATTTCAGCCTGTTAATAATGTTATTTATTTAAAGATCGAACAAAATTCCGATTTAGAGGATCTACATACGGAAATCATTAACACAATCGGTGTGCCCGAGGAGCATCCTTTCATTCCTCACGTAACACTTGGGCAGCAGCTGTCTAACGATGAGCATCTCGATCTATACAGCAGCTTAAGAATGCGCAGTTTCAGCCATGAGGAAAGTACGGACCGCTTTCATCTCTTGTATGAGTTGGAAAACGGCTCTTGGACTGTATTTGAGACTTTCCGTCTCGGTAATAATGAATAA
- a CDS encoding alpha/beta hydrolase-fold protein: MSTQGTIKEIMFYSNALNEEIQLLVYLPPNYSDLYKYQLLIAQDGKDYFQLGRIGRTADELQLNNDIEGTIIVGIPYADVADRRSKYHPDGEKSQSYIRFLAHELVPFLDSEFPTYQMGLGRGLIGDSLGATVSLRAALKYPHTFGKVMLQSPYVNEEVLSEVNAFQTFHLLEIFHIIGSEETAVKTSSNTIEDFLEPNRNLATLLHESNADYHYEEYEGNHTWKYWQPYLRTILLHMYSS, from the coding sequence ATGTCTACTCAAGGGACAATTAAAGAAATCATGTTTTACAGCAATGCTTTGAATGAAGAAATTCAGCTGCTCGTCTATTTACCACCAAACTATTCTGATTTATATAAATACCAGCTTTTGATTGCCCAAGATGGGAAAGATTATTTCCAGCTTGGCAGGATTGGCAGAACTGCAGATGAACTGCAGTTGAATAACGACATAGAAGGAACAATAATCGTTGGTATTCCATATGCGGATGTTGCAGACAGAAGGTCAAAATATCACCCAGATGGCGAAAAATCACAAAGCTATATCCGCTTTCTCGCACATGAGCTTGTCCCGTTTTTGGATAGTGAATTTCCGACATACCAAATGGGGCTCGGCAGAGGACTTATCGGTGATTCCCTTGGAGCAACCGTTTCGCTTAGAGCAGCCTTGAAATATCCACATACATTCGGCAAAGTGATGCTTCAGTCTCCATATGTTAACGAGGAAGTGTTATCTGAAGTAAACGCCTTTCAGACCTTTCATCTTCTCGAAATATTCCATATAATAGGAAGCGAGGAAACAGCAGTTAAAACGTCCAGCAACACAATCGAGGACTTCCTTGAACCAAACCGGAACTTGGCTACACTGCTGCACGAATCTAATGCCGATTATCATTACGAAGAATACGAAGGAAATCATACATGGAAATATTGGCAGCCTTATTTGAGGACTATTCTGTTACATATGTATAGCAGTTAG
- a CDS encoding anaerobic ribonucleoside triphosphate reductase: MGTYEKLMNEFADITTGERIDLIQENANMDGVSPMSHMMHFASASTKHFTIEQLLSEEAKNAYLSGYIHIHDLDFYASGTATCCQIPVGKILKEGFNTGHGYMREPKSIMSAMALTSIILQANQNQQHGGQAVPLFDYDLAPYIKKSYMRHKNRLEGLFSSVKQRDEIAWKWTEEETYQACEAFVHNCNSMHSRGGGQTPFVSVNLGTDISVEGRLLTKSLLLAVKAGLGKGETPIFPIIVFKVKEGINFSKEDINYDLFQLAIETTSKRLFPNFLFLDAPFNKEHYDGTPESEAATMGCRTRVMGNIHGSASCIGRGNLSFTSLNLPLIALESNTVEDFFTRLDSYIHIAIEQLYDRYEYQGNKKAANFKFLFTQGVWKGGEALSPEDNLEEIWKQGTLSLGFVGLAEALVALTGFHHGESEEAYKLGLKIVAHMRKRTDEATKAKQMNYSLIATPAESFAGKAQREVRKKYGIIKRITDRPYFTNSFHIPVHYKIMAIDKIEKEAPFHPLTNGGHITYLELDGDASKNLIAMEQIVRAMKEAGIGYGSINHPVDRCLACGYKGVINNSCPSCNIAGEENFERIRRITGYLVGSLDKWNSAKRSEEKDRVKHR, translated from the coding sequence ATGGGTACATATGAAAAATTAATGAATGAATTTGCTGATATAACAACAGGGGAGCGCATAGACCTTATCCAAGAAAATGCCAACATGGACGGTGTTTCTCCGATGAGCCATATGATGCATTTTGCTTCTGCTTCAACAAAGCATTTTACAATCGAACAACTTTTGTCAGAAGAAGCGAAAAATGCGTATTTAAGCGGTTATATCCATATTCATGATTTAGACTTTTATGCGTCAGGAACGGCTACATGCTGCCAAATCCCAGTCGGCAAGATTTTAAAAGAAGGCTTTAATACGGGCCATGGATATATGAGAGAACCGAAGAGCATTATGAGCGCCATGGCGCTGACATCAATAATCCTGCAGGCAAACCAAAACCAGCAGCACGGGGGACAAGCAGTGCCTTTGTTTGATTATGACTTGGCTCCATATATCAAGAAATCCTATATGCGCCATAAAAACCGACTTGAAGGGCTTTTTTCAAGTGTCAAGCAAAGGGATGAAATTGCCTGGAAATGGACAGAGGAAGAAACCTATCAGGCATGTGAAGCGTTTGTGCATAATTGTAATAGCATGCATTCAAGAGGAGGGGGGCAGACACCGTTTGTCTCTGTTAATCTCGGTACCGACATATCAGTGGAAGGAAGATTGCTTACAAAAAGCTTGCTGCTTGCTGTAAAGGCAGGATTAGGGAAAGGGGAGACGCCAATTTTTCCAATTATCGTCTTTAAAGTAAAGGAAGGTATCAATTTCAGCAAGGAAGATATAAACTATGATCTTTTTCAGCTTGCAATCGAGACAACAAGCAAAAGATTGTTTCCGAATTTTCTTTTTCTGGACGCACCGTTTAACAAAGAACATTATGACGGCACACCAGAGTCAGAAGCAGCAACAATGGGCTGCAGAACGAGAGTGATGGGTAATATTCATGGGTCAGCCAGCTGTATTGGCAGGGGAAATCTGTCTTTCACAAGCCTTAACCTACCCCTTATCGCACTGGAATCCAACACTGTTGAGGATTTTTTTACACGCTTGGACAGTTATATACATATTGCCATTGAGCAATTGTATGATCGTTACGAGTATCAAGGGAATAAAAAGGCAGCAAACTTCAAATTTTTGTTCACTCAAGGAGTTTGGAAAGGAGGGGAGGCGCTTAGCCCTGAAGATAATCTTGAAGAAATCTGGAAACAGGGCACGCTGTCTCTTGGGTTTGTAGGCCTTGCTGAAGCTCTGGTTGCCTTAACAGGCTTTCATCACGGAGAATCAGAAGAGGCTTATAAGCTTGGGTTGAAAATTGTTGCTCATATGAGAAAAAGAACAGATGAAGCAACGAAAGCTAAGCAAATGAACTATTCTCTTATCGCCACTCCAGCTGAATCGTTTGCAGGCAAAGCGCAAAGAGAAGTCAGAAAAAAATACGGAATCATAAAGAGGATTACTGACCGGCCTTATTTCACAAATAGCTTTCATATCCCCGTTCATTACAAAATTATGGCAATTGATAAAATTGAAAAGGAAGCGCCATTCCACCCGTTGACGAACGGAGGCCACATCACTTATTTAGAATTGGATGGGGATGCAAGCAAAAACCTTATAGCAATGGAGCAGATTGTCCGGGCAATGAAGGAGGCCGGCATTGGATATGGAAGCATTAATCATCCTGTCGATCGGTGTCTTGCTTGCGGGTATAAAGGGGTTATAAATAACAGCTGCCCTAGCTGCAATATTGCGGGAGAGGAGAATTTTGAGCGTATCCGGAGAATTACAGGCTATCTCGTCGGGTCACTAGATAAATGGAACTCAGCTAAACGGTCGGAAGAGAAGGACCGAGTGAAGCATAGATGA
- the nrdG gene encoding anaerobic ribonucleoside-triphosphate reductase activating protein produces MRVLNIIQDSIVDGPGLRSTVFFAGCPHRCKGCHNPNSWNRRGGTEMEAADIFNILMANPFNDVTFSGGEPFYQNHHELLTLASELKRNGKNIWCYTGYKWEQLISCASSKAVCEYLDVIVDGPFIMEKRDLNLQFMGSSNQRLIAVSRSLAAQEPILFE; encoded by the coding sequence ATGAGAGTGCTAAATATTATACAAGACAGCATTGTAGACGGCCCGGGACTGAGAAGCACTGTTTTTTTTGCCGGCTGTCCTCATCGATGCAAGGGGTGCCATAACCCGAACAGCTGGAACAGAAGAGGCGGTACAGAGATGGAAGCTGCTGATATTTTTAATATATTGATGGCCAATCCCTTTAATGATGTCACCTTCAGCGGCGGGGAGCCTTTTTATCAGAATCATCATGAGCTCCTCACACTTGCATCAGAACTGAAAAGGAATGGAAAAAATATTTGGTGTTATACTGGATATAAATGGGAACAATTAATTAGCTGCGCAAGCAGCAAAGCCGTTTGCGAATATTTAGATGTTATTGTAGATGGCCCGTTTATTATGGAGAAGAGAGATTTAAATCTGCAGTTTATGGGAAGCAGCAACCAGAGACTGATTGCTGTTTCCCGCAGCTTGGCAGCGCAAGAACCCATTCTTTTTGAATGA
- a CDS encoding DoxX family membrane protein: MINAFIRENKIAAIVLTVIRLFLGYSWFKSGFGKLTGEGFDASGFLTNAIKNPVTGPDGAVYGWYTSFIEGFALPNVGLFNVLIPIGELLVGLGLILGCLTTAATFFGVVMNFSFILAGTISHNPTDILMGMIIMFAGANAGYYGLDRWVLPILRKYIMKDKEEKPLSPNLRA; this comes from the coding sequence ATGATTAATGCCTTTATTAGAGAAAATAAGATTGCTGCCATTGTTTTAACTGTTATTCGTTTATTCCTTGGATATTCTTGGTTTAAATCCGGCTTCGGAAAACTGACTGGCGAGGGCTTTGATGCAAGCGGATTTTTAACAAATGCGATTAAAAATCCTGTCACAGGTCCTGACGGTGCCGTTTACGGCTGGTATACGAGCTTTATAGAAGGATTTGCACTTCCTAATGTTGGACTATTTAACGTATTAATTCCGATTGGCGAATTGCTGGTAGGGTTAGGCTTAATTCTTGGCTGTCTGACAACTGCAGCTACATTCTTTGGAGTTGTGATGAATTTCTCTTTCATTCTCGCAGGTACGATTTCTCATAACCCAACAGATATACTCATGGGAATGATCATTATGTTTGCTGGCGCAAATGCAGGCTACTATGGCCTAGACAGATGGGTGCTGCCAATCTTGCGAAAGTACATCATGAAAGACAAAGAAGAAAAGCCGTTATCTCCAAATTTAAGAGCGTAA
- a CDS encoding TetR/AcrR family transcriptional regulator: protein MSNKNEYLDRRVIKSKRALKEAFLSLMQEKSFKEITITDIVQLADLNRGTFYKHYTYREDLLNEIIDDIITDLVASYREPYKNSEIFEVSKLTANAIKLFDHVQKNANFYKLIIHAELLHSFQYRLCEILKELSLQDFHTPVADSPIDKELAASYSAYALFGLLVEWIKGGFKYSSSYMAEQLLLIINRNTTASVIKPSIE from the coding sequence ATGTCTAATAAAAATGAATACCTTGATAGGCGAGTGATTAAATCAAAACGAGCACTAAAAGAAGCATTTCTTTCCCTTATGCAGGAAAAAAGCTTTAAGGAAATAACCATAACAGATATCGTCCAGCTAGCAGACTTGAATCGCGGCACCTTCTATAAGCATTATACTTATAGGGAAGATTTGCTGAATGAAATTATTGATGACATTATTACTGATTTGGTTGCTTCTTACCGGGAGCCTTATAAAAATTCCGAAATCTTTGAAGTAAGTAAACTGACGGCAAATGCCATTAAATTGTTCGACCATGTCCAAAAAAACGCAAACTTTTATAAGCTGATTATCCATGCAGAATTGCTGCATAGTTTCCAGTATAGACTGTGTGAAATTCTAAAGGAATTATCGCTCCAAGATTTTCATACACCTGTAGCGGACTCCCCCATAGACAAAGAACTAGCTGCTAGTTATTCTGCCTACGCCCTCTTTGGTCTGCTCGTTGAATGGATTAAAGGCGGTTTTAAATACAGCTCAAGCTATATGGCAGAGCAATTATTGCTAATCATCAATAGAAATACAACAGCTTCTGTAATAAAACCAAGCATCGAGTAA
- a CDS encoding SDR family oxidoreductase, whose protein sequence is MRLENKVAIVTGAGSGMGKQIALLYAKEGANVAVSDINLDAANATVEEIKANGGNAFAVSANVAKEEDIQNLIDTTVQNYGTLDILVNNAGIMDNFEPAGDILDENWERVFAVNTTSVMRATRKALPIFLEKESGVIINVASAGGLQGARAGAAYTASKHAVVGFTKNTGFMYAQKGIRCNAIAPGGVETNISASMTNVNPFGMGRVQPGLGVNPRIGKAEEVATVALFLASDESSFVNGTVITADAGWTAF, encoded by the coding sequence ATGAGACTTGAAAACAAGGTTGCAATCGTAACAGGTGCTGGTTCTGGTATGGGAAAACAAATTGCTCTTCTTTATGCAAAGGAAGGAGCAAATGTGGCTGTATCAGACATTAATTTGGATGCAGCAAATGCAACAGTAGAAGAAATAAAAGCAAATGGCGGCAATGCATTCGCAGTATCAGCGAACGTGGCAAAAGAAGAGGACATACAAAATCTTATAGATACAACAGTGCAAAACTATGGAACGCTCGATATTCTTGTTAATAATGCTGGAATTATGGATAATTTTGAACCTGCAGGCGATATTTTGGACGAGAATTGGGAAAGAGTATTTGCCGTCAATACAACAAGTGTTATGAGAGCAACACGGAAGGCGCTGCCGATTTTCTTGGAAAAAGAGAGCGGTGTGATTATCAATGTAGCTTCAGCTGGAGGCTTGCAAGGAGCAAGGGCAGGTGCTGCTTATACAGCTTCTAAGCATGCTGTTGTCGGCTTCACTAAAAACACTGGCTTCATGTATGCCCAAAAGGGAATTCGCTGCAATGCAATAGCTCCAGGAGGCGTGGAGACTAATATCAGTGCTTCAATGACAAATGTTAACCCATTTGGAATGGGCAGAGTACAACCGGGGCTAGGTGTAAACCCTCGTATCGGCAAGGCGGAAGAAGTCGCAACTGTTGCTCTATTCCTCGCATCAGATGAATCAAGCTTTGTTAATGGAACAGTGATCACTGCAGATGCAGGGTGGACAGCATTTTAA
- a CDS encoding amino acid ABC transporter ATP-binding protein, with amino-acid sequence MAKLKVTNLKKSYGNLEVLKSIDVQVQEGEVVCLIGPSGSGKSTLLRCLNMLEEVTSGEVVVNDQKLTDKNTDINKVRENIGMVFQHFNLFPNLSVLENITLAPVELKKATKAEAKEKALQLLDRVGLKDKAPENPAKLSGGQKQRVAIARALAMNPDIMLFDEPTSALDPEMVGEVLNVIKQLAQEGMTMVIVTHEMGFAREVADRVIFMDGGYIVEQGTPQEIFGNPQNERTKDFLNKVL; translated from the coding sequence ATGGCAAAGCTTAAAGTGACCAATCTGAAAAAATCATATGGAAACCTTGAAGTTTTAAAATCGATTGATGTGCAGGTCCAAGAAGGTGAAGTCGTTTGCCTTATCGGTCCTTCTGGTTCTGGAAAAAGTACCTTGCTGCGCTGTTTGAATATGCTGGAGGAAGTAACAAGCGGAGAAGTTGTTGTTAACGACCAAAAGCTGACAGATAAAAACACTGATATTAACAAGGTAAGAGAAAATATCGGAATGGTTTTCCAGCACTTTAACCTCTTTCCAAACTTGAGTGTTCTGGAGAATATTACACTTGCTCCTGTCGAATTAAAGAAAGCAACCAAGGCAGAAGCAAAAGAAAAAGCCCTTCAGCTTTTAGATCGTGTTGGATTAAAGGATAAGGCTCCAGAAAACCCAGCGAAGTTATCTGGCGGTCAAAAACAAAGGGTGGCTATCGCCCGTGCGCTTGCAATGAATCCAGATATTATGCTGTTTGATGAACCAACAAGTGCCCTTGACCCTGAAATGGTTGGAGAAGTGCTCAATGTTATTAAGCAATTGGCACAAGAAGGCATGACTATGGTTATCGTGACACATGAAATGGGATTTGCAAGAGAAGTAGCAGACAGAGTTATATTTATGGATGGCGGTTATATTGTCGAACAAGGCACTCCACAGGAGATCTTCGGTAATCCGCAAAACGAACGGACTAAAGACTTCTTAAACAAAGTACTTTAA